Proteins encoded in a region of the bacterium genome:
- a CDS encoding ATP-binding protein produces the protein MPSNMEFLGVPDAVLMEIGSDMECCRQSLEELGTSIIEACTNAMEHGNSLDDHLPIQVIYEVDDDKVTVTVLDEGPGFDHEHWKPSDELMRQRGRGIQIMREFTDELEFGRHEDGRFLIRMVKNLQPAADDES, from the coding sequence TTGCCGAGCAACATGGAGTTCCTCGGTGTGCCCGATGCGGTGCTCATGGAGATCGGTTCGGACATGGAATGCTGCCGCCAGTCGCTGGAGGAACTCGGCACCTCGATCATCGAGGCCTGCACCAACGCCATGGAGCACGGCAACTCCCTCGACGACCACCTGCCCATCCAGGTCATCTACGAAGTCGATGACGACAAGGTCACCGTCACCGTGCTCGATGAGGGCCCGGGCTTCGACCACGAACACTGGAAACCGTCCGACGAACTCATGCGCCAGCGGGGGCGGGGCATCCAGATCATGCGCGAGTTCACCGACGAGCTCGAATTCGGCCGCCACGAGGATGGCCGCTTCCTCATCCGCATGGTCAAGAACCTGCAGCCCGCCGCGGACGACGAGTCCTGA
- the lspA gene encoding signal peptidase II: protein MSSSRPILPPWLWAPLVFVVDFVTKRIVLANEAAFRARIEVIGDFARFIYVRNDSSAMDLFPVGRWPLVAVSVIAAVFIVYLYRTTDPVHRVRRAAMGAIFGGALGNLVDRIFYDGKVVDFIDLGLGTTRFYTFNVADIGVSVGGAILFACLLFDRGPAPVAADPVDPNDPAGGPAGDPAPARPDLP from the coding sequence ATGTCGTCTTCCCGCCCGATTCTGCCGCCCTGGCTGTGGGCCCCGCTGGTCTTCGTGGTCGATTTCGTGACCAAACGCATCGTGCTCGCCAACGAGGCCGCCTTCCGGGCCCGCATCGAGGTCATCGGCGACTTCGCCCGCTTCATCTACGTCCGCAACGACAGTTCGGCCATGGACCTGTTCCCGGTCGGGCGCTGGCCCCTGGTGGCGGTGAGCGTCATCGCGGCCGTCTTCATCGTCTACCTCTACCGCACGACCGATCCGGTGCACCGCGTCCGCCGCGCCGCCATGGGCGCGATCTTCGGCGGCGCCCTGGGCAATCTGGTCGACCGCATCTTCTACGACGGCAAGGTGGTCGACTTCATCGACCTCGGCCTCGGCACGACCCGCTTCTACACCTTCAACGTGGCCGACATCGGCGTGTCCGTCGGGGGCGCGATCCTCTTCGCCTGCCTGCTCTTCGACCGGGGCCCGGCGCCTGTCGCGGCCGACCCCGTCGATCCGAACGACCCCGCCGGCGGTCCGGCGGGGGATCCGGCGCCGGCGCGCCCCGACCTGCCGTGA
- a CDS encoding STAS domain-containing protein, whose amino-acid sequence MRVKLKERKRDGVAILEMSGKLMGGPDAESFDETLKTLIHEGCNNVIVDMQKVKWVNSTGLGILISGYTTLKKSGGELKLLKVSDRIENIFIVSKLYTVFESFQDEDEAIQSFS is encoded by the coding sequence ATGCGAGTGAAGCTCAAGGAACGCAAACGGGACGGCGTGGCCATCCTCGAGATGAGCGGCAAGCTGATGGGCGGCCCCGATGCCGAGTCCTTCGACGAGACCCTCAAGACCCTCATCCACGAGGGCTGCAACAACGTCATCGTGGACATGCAGAAGGTGAAGTGGGTCAACAGCACCGGATTGGGCATCCTCATCTCGGGCTACACCACCCTGAAGAAAAGCGGCGGCGAGCTGAAACTGCTGAAGGTGTCGGACCGTATCGAGAACATCTTCATCGTGTCCAAGCTCTACACGGTCTTCGAGTCCTTCCAGGACGAGGACGAGGCCATCCAGAGTTTTTCCTGA
- a CDS encoding RluA family pseudouridine synthase: protein MSAAAAPIVLTVGPDDHDTRLDHFLVEACDDVSRSRIHADLAAGRITVDGRARPKNHRLRAGEIVRYEPAPPAEMRAEPQDIPLDIVYRDDHLVIVDKPAGLVVHPAVGHPDGTLVNGLLHHLGAWQAGDDPLRPGIVHRLDRDTSGLLAVALDEAAHRHLAAQLQERRMGRTYLALSWGRWPEDTGRLTGAIGRHPRFRQKMAVVERGGRDAATRYEVLEDFAFAQYCRVELETGRTHQIRVHFAYNGHPVVGDPLYGDDKRVRGIHNLDRARADRMVRDATRQMLHATRLRLEHPVTGEALSFEAPLPADMAGVLAALRGDD from the coding sequence GTGAGCGCCGCCGCCGCGCCCATCGTCCTGACCGTCGGTCCCGACGACCACGACACCCGCCTGGACCACTTCCTGGTCGAGGCCTGCGACGACGTGTCGCGCAGCCGGATCCACGCCGATCTCGCCGCGGGACGCATCACCGTCGACGGCCGGGCGCGGCCCAAGAACCACCGCCTGCGCGCCGGCGAGATCGTCCGCTACGAGCCGGCCCCGCCGGCCGAGATGCGGGCCGAACCGCAGGACATTCCCCTGGACATCGTCTACCGCGACGACCACCTCGTGATCGTCGACAAGCCGGCGGGCCTGGTCGTGCACCCGGCGGTGGGACACCCGGACGGCACCCTCGTCAACGGACTCCTGCATCACCTGGGGGCCTGGCAGGCCGGCGACGACCCGCTGCGGCCCGGCATCGTCCACCGGCTCGACCGGGACACGAGCGGCCTGCTCGCCGTGGCCCTCGACGAGGCGGCGCACCGGCACCTGGCGGCCCAGCTCCAGGAGCGGCGCATGGGGCGCACCTACCTGGCCCTCAGCTGGGGTCGCTGGCCCGAGGACACCGGCCGCCTGACCGGCGCCATCGGGCGTCATCCCCGCTTCCGCCAGAAGATGGCCGTGGTCGAGCGGGGCGGCCGGGACGCCGCGACCCGCTACGAGGTGCTGGAGGATTTCGCCTTCGCCCAGTACTGCCGCGTCGAGCTCGAAACCGGCCGCACCCACCAGATCCGCGTCCACTTCGCCTACAACGGGCACCCGGTGGTGGGCGACCCGCTCTACGGCGACGACAAGCGGGTCCGGGGCATCCACAACCTCGACCGCGCCCGGGCCGACCGCATGGTGCGCGACGCCACGCGCCAGATGCTCCATGCGACGCGCCTGCGGCTCGAACATCCGGTCACCGGCGAGGCCCTGTCCTTCGAGGCGCCCCTGCCCGCCGACATGGCCGGGGTCCTGGCCGCCCTGCGCGGGGACGACTGA
- a CDS encoding DivIVA domain-containing protein translates to MRITPLDARKQEFSKSMRGFDCDEVRAFLNTLADEYETVLVDNKQIRERVLEQDERIADYEKMERTLRDTLMTAERVMQETRDNANREGDLIVQEAQMKAKGIMEECRLRTEELRREIMGLRKEKETYLARFRSLAEAQIQFVDNHKSDFEDLDRRLVDIVDTVVTGVTAGAAGATAVRTAPQPAPRPAANPATAPMAAVAPTPIPAPVSTEQDIWRDYSPAVGENAVPNAVPNAPAAPVVPAVAATAAPAAAPVAASAANPTYEPAPASPLANDPSEDDVAGNIADIVSESLAETGDGPDDAFRPPVEPLDIDVVSDPHRPGPDPFEEAEETFTITTGF, encoded by the coding sequence ATGAGGATCACGCCCCTTGACGCCCGCAAGCAGGAATTCAGCAAGTCCATGCGCGGGTTCGACTGCGACGAGGTTCGCGCCTTCCTGAACACCCTGGCCGACGAATACGAAACCGTCCTGGTCGACAACAAGCAGATCCGGGAGCGGGTTCTCGAGCAGGACGAGCGGATCGCGGACTACGAGAAGATGGAGCGCACCCTGCGGGACACCCTGATGACCGCCGAGCGCGTCATGCAGGAGACCCGGGACAACGCCAATCGCGAGGGTGACCTCATCGTCCAGGAAGCCCAGATGAAGGCCAAGGGCATCATGGAGGAGTGCCGCCTGCGCACCGAGGAGCTGCGGCGGGAGATCATGGGTCTGCGCAAGGAGAAGGAAACCTACCTGGCGCGGTTCCGCAGCCTGGCCGAGGCCCAGATCCAGTTCGTGGACAACCACAAGAGCGACTTCGAGGACCTCGACCGGCGCCTCGTCGACATCGTCGATACGGTCGTGACCGGGGTCACCGCCGGCGCCGCCGGGGCGACGGCCGTCCGCACGGCCCCGCAGCCGGCTCCCCGTCCCGCCGCGAATCCGGCCACCGCGCCGATGGCCGCCGTGGCCCCGACCCCGATCCCGGCTCCGGTCAGCACCGAGCAGGACATCTGGCGCGACTACAGCCCGGCGGTGGGCGAGAACGCCGTCCCGAACGCCGTTCCGAACGCCCCCGCCGCCCCGGTCGTCCCGGCTGTCGCTGCGACCGCCGCGCCGGCGGCGGCTCCGGTGGCCGCGTCCGCCGCGAACCCGACCTACGAGCCGGCGCCCGCGTCGCCTCTGGCCAACGACCCCTCCGAGGACGACGTGGCCGGCAATATCGCCGACATCGTTTCCGAATCCCTGGCCGAGACCGGCGACGGCCCGGACGACGCCTTCCGGCCGCCCGTGGAGCCCCTGGACATCGACGTGGTGTCCGACCCCCACCGGCCCGGCCCGGATCCGTTCGAGGAAGCCGAGGAGACCTTCACGATCACGACGGGTTTCTGA
- a CDS encoding YggT family protein, protein MDLIRLALALLNVYSFLILVRVILSWVNPFPRNEALLWVIRLTEPVLGPIRALIPLRGLDLSPIVAWLLIRLLTKLIVQAGAGTGF, encoded by the coding sequence ATGGACCTCATCCGCCTCGCCCTCGCCCTGTTGAACGTGTATTCGTTCCTGATCCTCGTGCGGGTCATCCTGTCCTGGGTGAACCCCTTTCCCCGCAACGAAGCCCTCCTGTGGGTGATCCGGCTGACCGAACCGGTGCTCGGACCCATCCGGGCCCTGATCCCCCTGCGGGGCCTGGACCTGTCCCCGATCGTGGCATGGCTCTTGATAAGGCTGCTCACGAAGTTGATTGTCCAGGCCGGTGCCGGGACGGGTTTTTGA
- the mltG gene encoding endolytic transglycosylase MltG produces the protein MLRRLLLVVLAGMAVGLAVLAWGWSRWTGPGPGAGGTPVVVRIPPGMTLGAAADTLVARGLLADRRVLLAGARLTGRDRGLRAGLYELSPGQAPRDLLADLTAGRSIQVAVTIPEGLDAGEIGAIVASAFGWQADAFLAAADSLARLATETGGWLGPDQAARLDSLTAATAAAGPRRFRWCEGLLAPDTYRFATGTGPDVVAAHLVDTQAARLGQAVEAARGGVNAALTPFELLTLASIVEAEARRDDERRLIAAVYTNRMQRGWRLEADPTVAFLLDRKGQRLYFKHLKTDSPYNTYRRRGLPPGPIGTPGVASLAAAATPDTSCEALYFVSDGADGHVFSRTAREHEDAVRRFRALRSGDRAAD, from the coding sequence GTGCTGAGGCGCCTGCTGCTCGTCGTGCTCGCCGGGATGGCGGTGGGGCTGGCCGTCCTGGCCTGGGGCTGGTCGCGCTGGACGGGACCCGGGCCCGGCGCCGGGGGCACGCCGGTGGTGGTGCGCATCCCGCCCGGAATGACGCTGGGCGCGGCGGCCGACACCCTGGTCGCCCGGGGCCTGCTGGCCGACCGCCGGGTGCTGCTGGCCGGGGCCCGCCTCACGGGCCGCGACCGGGGGCTGCGGGCCGGACTCTACGAGTTGAGTCCGGGTCAGGCGCCGCGCGATCTGCTGGCCGACCTCACCGCCGGTCGCTCGATCCAGGTGGCGGTGACGATTCCCGAGGGACTCGACGCGGGGGAGATCGGGGCGATCGTCGCCTCGGCCTTCGGCTGGCAGGCGGACGCCTTCCTGGCCGCCGCCGATTCGCTGGCGCGTCTCGCCACGGAGACCGGCGGCTGGCTCGGTCCGGACCAGGCGGCGCGTCTCGATTCGCTCACGGCGGCCACGGCCGCCGCGGGACCACGCCGCTTCCGCTGGTGCGAAGGGCTGCTCGCACCGGACACCTACCGCTTCGCGACCGGCACCGGCCCCGACGTCGTGGCGGCCCACCTTGTGGACACCCAGGCCGCCCGGCTCGGGCAGGCCGTGGAGGCGGCGCGGGGTGGGGTCAACGCCGCCCTGACCCCGTTCGAACTGCTCACCCTCGCGTCGATCGTCGAGGCCGAAGCCCGCCGCGACGACGAGCGGCGGTTGATCGCCGCGGTCTACACGAACCGGATGCAGCGGGGGTGGCGCCTGGAGGCCGATCCCACCGTGGCCTTCCTGCTCGACCGCAAGGGACAGCGCCTCTACTTCAAACACCTGAAGACCGACTCGCCCTACAACACCTACCGTCGCCGGGGGCTGCCGCCGGGCCCCATCGGCACGCCCGGTGTGGCGAGCCTCGCCGCGGCGGCGACGCCCGACACTTCCTGCGAGGCCCTGTACTTCGTGTCCGACGGCGCCGACGGCCACGTCTTCAGCCGCACCGCGCGCGAACACGAGGACGCGGTGCGCCGGTTCCGGGCCTTGCGCTCCGGCGACCGGGCGGCGGATTGA
- a CDS encoding isoleucine--tRNA ligase — protein sequence MSSDQPSSLYPPLARKFHDAESEAAVSAFWREHDIFARSIAQREGAPDWVFYEGPPTANGMPGVHHVMARLCKDIMCRYKTMTGHRVLRKAGWDTHGLPVERAVEKGLGIQGAQAIEEYGLGPFNDRCRESVWTCKGDWDEFTTLLGYWVDLDDPYITYDNDYIETVWWILSRFHAEGMLYKGHKVVPYCPVCATPLSANEMANSYRTVNDPSIFVKLKAVDPAGDEDEFFVTWTTTPWTLPSNVALAVGADFDYVRVRFGGEVLILAEARLGVLEGLHGDEQPEIIDRCKGADLLGRRYEQLLPFVSPDEGKRAFVVVEADFVTLDSGTGIVHMAPAFGEDDYQVGQRENLSFFRPVDANGAFTAEVTPWAGVHVKQADKAIIRHLEETGQLLKAMTYSHDYPFHDRCDNALIYFATPSWFIRTSAMRDDLVKANAEITWAPPEVGAGRFGNWLAGNIDWSLSRNRFWGTPLNVWICDDCGHLHLPTCRADLSELTGADQSGLDLHRPHVDDITFACPAAGCAGTMRRTPEVIDCWFDSGSMPFAQYHYPFENRELFENQFPADFISEGIDQTRGWFYTLLVISTFLMGRSSYKSCLVNELILDKKGKKMSKSVGNTVDPMAIMRTAGADPLRWYMLTCSPVWTPTRFDPEGVKEAQRKLIATLENTYNFFSLYANLDGFRVADAGEQELDQLDRWILSRLQSVAAEVAADLESLHLTRAAKTAGTFFMDDVSNWYVRLSRRRFWKGEMTPDKRAAFTTLHTVLGASLRLLAPFIPFTTEEIFRALVAHADAGASVHLTGFPTADPALVDAELERAMAAAQAVVGLGRSLRQESSLKTRQPLGRLLMHADDDRVALLMADPRLQGYVLEELNVKEIGTVDDPREVALLSAKANFRALGPRFGKQAPVAAKAITAMTPEQILALRDQGRVTLAVDGDQAEFTFEEVQVVEEGVAPFVAGGAGGLTVALDTTLTGDLLAEGLSRELVNKVQNLRKKSGLEVSDRIRLRIDGPAAVLDTVARFADHIAAETLATGVAAPGEMPYKDTFDIDGQEISIALDRA from the coding sequence ATGTCCAGCGATCAACCGAGCAGCCTGTATCCGCCCCTGGCGCGCAAATTCCACGACGCCGAGTCCGAGGCGGCGGTCAGCGCCTTCTGGCGGGAGCACGACATCTTCGCCCGCTCCATCGCGCAGCGGGAAGGGGCGCCGGACTGGGTCTTCTACGAGGGCCCTCCCACCGCCAACGGCATGCCCGGCGTGCACCACGTCATGGCGCGCCTCTGCAAGGACATCATGTGCCGGTACAAGACCATGACCGGCCACCGCGTGCTGCGCAAGGCGGGCTGGGACACCCATGGTCTGCCGGTCGAGCGCGCGGTGGAGAAGGGGCTGGGCATCCAGGGAGCCCAGGCGATCGAGGAGTACGGTCTCGGGCCCTTCAACGACAGGTGCCGCGAGAGCGTCTGGACCTGCAAGGGCGACTGGGACGAGTTCACGACCCTGCTCGGCTACTGGGTCGACCTCGACGATCCCTACATCACCTACGACAACGACTACATCGAGACCGTGTGGTGGATCCTCAGCCGCTTCCACGCCGAAGGCATGCTCTACAAGGGCCACAAGGTCGTGCCCTACTGCCCGGTGTGCGCCACTCCGCTCAGTGCCAACGAGATGGCGAACAGCTACCGCACGGTGAACGACCCGAGCATCTTCGTGAAGCTGAAGGCGGTCGATCCGGCCGGCGACGAGGACGAGTTCTTCGTCACCTGGACCACCACGCCCTGGACCCTGCCCTCGAACGTGGCGCTGGCCGTGGGCGCCGACTTCGACTACGTGCGCGTGCGGTTCGGCGGCGAGGTGCTGATCCTGGCCGAGGCCCGGCTGGGCGTGCTGGAGGGCCTGCACGGCGACGAGCAGCCCGAGATCATCGACCGCTGCAAGGGCGCCGATCTGCTCGGGCGCCGCTACGAGCAGCTGCTCCCCTTCGTCAGCCCGGACGAGGGCAAGCGCGCCTTCGTCGTGGTCGAGGCCGATTTCGTGACCCTCGATTCCGGTACCGGCATCGTGCACATGGCGCCGGCCTTCGGCGAGGACGATTACCAGGTGGGGCAGCGGGAGAACCTGAGCTTCTTCCGGCCGGTCGACGCCAACGGCGCCTTCACGGCCGAGGTCACGCCCTGGGCGGGGGTGCACGTCAAGCAGGCCGACAAGGCCATCATCCGGCACCTCGAGGAGACGGGCCAGCTGCTGAAGGCCATGACCTACAGCCACGACTACCCGTTCCACGACCGCTGCGACAACGCCCTGATCTACTTCGCGACGCCGAGCTGGTTCATCCGCACCAGCGCCATGCGCGACGACCTGGTCAAGGCCAACGCCGAGATCACCTGGGCGCCGCCCGAGGTGGGGGCGGGGCGCTTCGGCAACTGGCTCGCCGGCAACATCGACTGGAGCCTGAGCCGCAACCGCTTCTGGGGCACGCCGCTCAACGTCTGGATCTGCGACGACTGCGGCCATCTGCACCTGCCCACCTGCCGGGCCGACCTCAGCGAGCTGACGGGCGCCGACCAGTCCGGACTCGACCTGCACCGGCCCCACGTGGACGACATCACCTTCGCCTGTCCGGCCGCGGGCTGTGCGGGCACCATGCGGCGCACGCCCGAGGTCATCGACTGCTGGTTCGATTCGGGCAGCATGCCCTTCGCCCAGTACCACTATCCGTTCGAGAACAGGGAGCTCTTCGAGAACCAGTTCCCGGCCGACTTCATCAGCGAGGGCATCGACCAGACGCGCGGCTGGTTCTACACGCTGCTGGTCATCTCGACCTTCCTGATGGGGCGCAGCAGCTACAAGAGCTGCCTGGTGAACGAGCTCATCCTCGACAAGAAGGGCAAGAAGATGTCCAAGAGCGTCGGCAACACCGTCGACCCCATGGCCATCATGCGCACCGCCGGCGCCGACCCGCTGCGCTGGTACATGCTCACCTGCAGCCCGGTGTGGACGCCCACGCGCTTCGACCCCGAGGGCGTCAAGGAGGCGCAGCGCAAGCTCATCGCCACCCTCGAGAACACCTACAACTTCTTCTCGCTGTACGCGAACCTCGACGGTTTCCGCGTGGCGGACGCCGGCGAGCAGGAACTCGACCAGCTCGACCGCTGGATCCTGAGCCGCCTGCAGAGCGTCGCCGCCGAGGTGGCGGCCGACCTCGAGTCGCTCCATCTGACGCGGGCCGCCAAGACGGCCGGCACGTTCTTCATGGACGACGTGAGCAACTGGTACGTGCGCCTGAGCCGACGGCGGTTCTGGAAGGGCGAGATGACGCCGGACAAGCGGGCGGCCTTCACCACCCTGCACACGGTGCTCGGCGCGAGCCTGCGTCTGCTGGCGCCGTTCATCCCCTTCACCACCGAGGAGATCTTCCGCGCGCTGGTGGCCCACGCCGACGCCGGGGCCTCGGTCCACCTGACCGGATTCCCGACGGCCGATCCGGCCCTCGTGGACGCGGAGCTCGAGCGGGCCATGGCCGCGGCCCAGGCCGTGGTCGGGCTCGGACGCAGCCTGCGCCAGGAGTCGTCCCTGAAGACGCGGCAGCCCCTCGGGCGCCTGCTCATGCACGCCGACGACGACCGGGTGGCCCTGCTCATGGCCGACCCGCGCCTGCAGGGCTATGTCCTCGAGGAGCTGAACGTCAAGGAGATCGGCACGGTCGACGATCCGCGCGAGGTCGCGCTGCTCTCGGCCAAGGCCAACTTCCGGGCCCTCGGGCCGCGCTTCGGCAAGCAGGCTCCCGTCGCGGCCAAGGCCATCACCGCCATGACGCCGGAGCAGATCCTCGCCCTGCGCGACCAGGGGCGGGTCACGCTGGCCGTCGACGGCGACCAGGCCGAGTTCACCTTCGAGGAGGTCCAGGTGGTCGAGGAGGGGGTGGCCCCGTTCGTGGCCGGAGGCGCCGGTGGCCTCACCGTGGCCCTCGACACGACGCTGACCGGCGATCTGCTGGCCGAAGGCCTCAGCCGCGAACTCGTCAACAAGGTGCAGAACCTGCGCAAGAAGAGCGGTCTGGAGGTCAGCGACCGCATCCGGTTGCGGATCGACGGCCCCGCAGCGGTCCTGGACACCGTCGCCCGCTTCGCCGACCACATCGCCGCGGAGACCCTCGCCACCGGCGTTGCCGCTCCGGGCGAAATGCCTTATAAAGACACATTCGATATCGACGGCCAGGAGATCAGCATCGCCCTGGACCGGGCCTGA
- a CDS encoding YggS family pyridoxal phosphate-dependent enzyme, with protein sequence MTGGTVTDRLAAVRESIATACARAGRCASGVRLVAVSKRVPLPLVLEAARAGQRDFGENRVQDALARQDEVRTAVGGPETGAPELAWHFIGHLQRNKAARVAGRFALVHGVDSVEAAARISRRCEADGTAQALLLEVNISGEAQKDGLDPATVVDAVGAVAGLPGVDLQGLMGMARFDAETAELGRTFARLRTLAADAARQTGRPLPELSMGMSDDYEVAIAEGATIVRVGSAIFGPRPA encoded by the coding sequence GTGACCGGCGGCACGGTCACCGACAGACTCGCCGCGGTGCGCGAGAGCATCGCAACGGCCTGCGCCCGCGCAGGCCGTTGTGCGTCCGGGGTGCGGCTCGTGGCCGTGTCCAAGCGGGTGCCGCTGCCCCTGGTGCTGGAGGCCGCCCGCGCCGGTCAGCGCGACTTCGGCGAGAACCGGGTCCAGGACGCCCTGGCACGACAGGACGAAGTCCGGACCGCCGTCGGCGGGCCGGAGACGGGCGCGCCCGAACTGGCCTGGCACTTCATTGGCCACCTGCAGCGCAACAAGGCCGCCCGCGTGGCGGGACGCTTCGCCCTGGTCCACGGCGTCGACTCGGTCGAGGCGGCGGCCCGGATCAGCCGTCGCTGCGAGGCCGACGGGACGGCGCAGGCGCTGCTGCTCGAGGTCAACATCTCGGGCGAGGCGCAGAAGGACGGCCTGGATCCGGCGACGGTCGTCGACGCGGTGGGCGCGGTGGCGGGCCTGCCCGGGGTGGACCTGCAGGGTCTGATGGGCATGGCCCGTTTCGACGCCGAGACTGCGGAACTCGGACGCACCTTCGCCCGCTTGCGGACCCTCGCCGCCGACGCGGCCCGCCAGACCGGCCGGCCGCTGCCCGAACTGAGCATGGGCATGAGCGACGACTACGAGGTCGCCATCGCCGAAGGGGCGACCATCGTCCGGGTGGGAAGCGCCATCTTCGGACCCCGCCCTGCCTGA
- a CDS encoding purine-nucleoside phosphorylase gives MSDMWTQIEEAAAFIRARTDFTPEIGLILGTGLGELGAKIDTACTIPYGEVPHFVESTATSHEGNLVLGTLGGRRVMAMQGRVHFYEGYTMQQITLPVRVMKALGCGALFMSNAVGGMNPLMGPGDITVITDHINLMGDNPLIGPNDDRLGPRFPDMSEPYDRAFVATMEEVALAARIPLKKAVYVAVAGPNLETGAEYRFLRAIGADTVGMSSVPECLAAVHGGMRVIGMSVITDACLPDNLHPADVQQIIKVANAAQPHLEALVTGFLARVEL, from the coding sequence GTGAGCGACATGTGGACCCAGATCGAGGAAGCCGCCGCCTTCATCCGCGCCCGAACCGATTTCACCCCGGAGATCGGCCTCATCCTGGGCACGGGACTGGGCGAACTGGGGGCGAAGATCGACACCGCCTGCACGATCCCCTACGGCGAGGTGCCGCACTTCGTCGAGTCGACGGCGACCAGCCACGAGGGCAACCTGGTCCTGGGCACCCTGGGCGGCCGCCGGGTCATGGCCATGCAGGGGCGCGTCCACTTCTACGAGGGCTACACCATGCAGCAGATCACGCTGCCGGTGCGGGTGATGAAGGCCCTGGGCTGCGGGGCCCTGTTCATGAGCAACGCCGTCGGCGGCATGAACCCGCTCATGGGGCCGGGCGACATCACGGTCATCACCGACCACATCAACCTGATGGGCGACAACCCTCTCATCGGTCCCAACGACGACCGGCTCGGCCCGCGCTTCCCCGACATGTCCGAGCCCTACGACCGGGCCTTCGTCGCCACCATGGAGGAGGTCGCCCTCGCGGCCCGCATCCCCCTGAAGAAGGCGGTCTACGTGGCCGTGGCCGGTCCCAATCTCGAGACCGGCGCCGAGTACCGCTTCCTGCGCGCCATCGGTGCCGACACGGTGGGCATGTCGAGCGTGCCCGAGTGCCTCGCGGCGGTGCACGGGGGCATGCGCGTCATCGGCATGTCGGTCATCACCGACGCCTGTCTGCCCGACAACCTGCATCCGGCCGACGTGCAGCAGATCATCAAGGTGGCCAACGCCGCCCAGCCCCATCTCGAGGCGCTGGTGACGGGCTTCCTGGCCCGGGTCGAGCTGTAG
- the ruvX gene encoding Holliday junction resolvase RuvX encodes MPACLGLDYGLRRIGAAANDAGSSLALALGTHVEGRDGSVFTWLADLVAARGIERIVVGLPLTADGREAELAVRAREFAAKLGARLGLEVVLWDERYSSQEADRWVAGARRPEPGARDAVAAAIILQSYLDHLAAAGEERSC; translated from the coding sequence ATGCCTGCCTGCCTCGGACTCGACTACGGCCTGCGCCGCATCGGCGCCGCCGCCAACGACGCGGGGTCTTCCCTGGCCCTCGCCCTCGGCACCCATGTCGAGGGCCGCGACGGTTCCGTCTTCACCTGGCTGGCGGACCTCGTCGCCGCGCGGGGGATCGAGCGCATCGTGGTCGGACTGCCCCTGACCGCCGACGGGCGCGAAGCCGAACTGGCGGTCCGGGCCCGCGAATTCGCGGCCAAGCTCGGCGCGCGGCTGGGGCTCGAGGTCGTCCTCTGGGACGAGCGCTACTCGAGCCAGGAAGCCGACCGCTGGGTCGCCGGGGCCCGTCGCCCGGAGCCCGGAGCCCGCGACGCCGTGGCGGCGGCGATCATCCTGCAGAGCTACCTCGACCACCTGGCGGCCGCGGGGGAGGAGCGGTCGTGCTGA
- a CDS encoding TraR/DksA family transcriptional regulator produces the protein MRKTELARFRKLLLEEKERVSASLAKHEKIIKHTDDQSGLEMGKAHSNHMADQGSDEYQYETTIKFANTEGRYLYNIEEALSRIEDGSYGKCTECGGNIGIPRLTRLPYTRMCIECKEKEEAGTL, from the coding sequence ATGCGGAAAACGGAACTGGCGAGATTCCGGAAACTGCTCCTGGAGGAGAAGGAGCGCGTTTCCGCGTCGTTGGCCAAGCACGAGAAGATCATCAAGCACACCGACGACCAGTCGGGGCTCGAGATGGGCAAGGCCCACTCCAACCACATGGCCGACCAGGGCTCCGACGAGTACCAGTACGAGACCACCATCAAGTTCGCCAACACCGAGGGCCGCTACCTCTACAACATCGAAGAGGCCCTCAGCCGCATCGAGGACGGCAGCTACGGCAAGTGCACCGAGTGCGGCGGCAACATCGGCATCCCGCGCCTGACCCGGTTGCCGTACACCCGCATGTGCATCGAGTGCAAGGAGAAGGAAGAGGCGGGCACGCTCTGA